A single window of Pungitius pungitius chromosome 20, fPunPun2.1, whole genome shotgun sequence DNA harbors:
- the aldh6a1 gene encoding methylmalonate-semialdehyde dehydrogenase [acylating], mitochondrial: MAAVILRSLLNKKVPVQLGRVCYSSSSVPTTKLFIDGKFVDSNSSEWLDIPNPATNEVVGRVPIATQGEMLAAVDSCSRAYHSWSETSILSRQQVFLRYQQLIKDNIKELAKMITLEQGKTLADAEGDVFRGLQVVEHACSITSLMLGETLPSITRDMDTYTYRLPIGVCAGIAPFNFPAMIPLWMFPIGMVCGNTYLMKPSERVPGCTMMLAKLLQDAGAPDGTLNIIHGQHAAVNFICDHPAIKAISFVGSNPAGEHIYERGSKNGKRVQSNMGAKNHGVVMPDANKENTINQLVGAAFGAAGQRCMALSTAIFVGESRQWVPELVERSKSLRVNAGDQPGADVGPLISPQAKARVESLIQSGVDEGANILLDGRKVNVKGYENGNFVGPTILSGVKPSMKCYKEEIFGPVLVILEAENLDEAISLINNNPYGNGTAIFTTNGATARKYTHEVDVGQIGVNVPIPVPLPMFSFTGSRGSFRGDTNFYGKQGIQFYTQIKTVTSQWKAEDATLTSPAVTMPTMGR; the protein is encoded by the exons ATGGCAGCAGTTATCCTACGGTCCCTTTTGAACAAGAAG GTGCCCGTCCAGTTGGGTCGCGTGTGTTACTCATCCTCGTCAGTG CCCACCACCAAGCTGTTCATCGATGGCAAGTTTGTTGACTCAAACAGCTCCGAATGGCTCGACATCCCCAACCCC GCCACTAATGAGGTGGTAGGACGTGTTCCCATAGCGACGCAGGGGGAGATGCTGGCAGCGGTGGACTCGTGCTCCAGGGCCTATCACTCCTGGTCCGAGACCTCCATCCTCAGCAGGCAGCAGGTCTTCCTGCGCTACCAGCAGCTCATCAAGGACAACATT AAAGAACTGGCTAAAATGATCACCTTGGAGCAGGGCAAAACTCTCGCCGATGCAGAGGGAGATGTATTCAGAGGACTTC AGGTGGTTGAGCACGCCTGCAGCATCACCTCGCTCATGCTGGGGGAGACCTTGCCCTCCATCACCCGGGACATGGACACGTACACCTACCGCCTGCCCATCGGGGTGTGTGCTGGTATCGCCCCGTTCAACTTCCCCGCCATGATTCCGCTGTGGATGTTCCCCATCGGCATGGTGTGTGGCAACACCTACCTGATGAAGCCCTCGGAGCGGGTCCCCGGGTGCACCATGATGCTGGCCAAACTGCTGCAGGACGCCGGAGCACCAGATGGCACGCTCAACATCATTCACGGCCAGCACGCGG CGGTGAACTTCATCTGCGACCACCCGGCCATCAAAGCCATCAGCTTTGTGGGATCCAACCCGGCCGGAGAGCACATCTACGAGCGGGGATCCAAAAACGGCAAGAGGGTGCAGTCCAACATG GGTGCCAAGAACCACGGCGTGGTGATGCCCGATGCCAACAAAGAGAACACCATCAACCAGCTGGTGGGGGCCGCCTTTGGAGCCGCCGGCCAGCGCTGCATGGCCCTCTCCACCGCCATCTTCGTCGGGGAGTCCCGCCAATGGGTCCCAGAGCTGGTGGAGCGCTCCAAGTCGCTGCGCGTCAACGCAG GTGATCAGCCCGGGGCAGATGTGGGTCCCCTGATCTCTCCCCAGGCGAAGGCCCGGGTGGAGTCTTTGATCCAGAGTGGGGTGGACGAGGGGGCCAATATTCTCCTGGATGGGAGAAAGGTCAACGTCAAAGGATACGAAAATGGAAACTTTGTAGGACCGACCATACTGAGCGGTGTCAAG CCGAGCATGAAGTGTTACAAGGAGGAGATCTTTGGACCAGTGCTCGTCATCCTGGAGGCTGAGAATCTCGACGAAGCGATTTCTCTAATCAACAATAACCCCTACGGCAACGGCACCGCCATCTTCACCACCAACGGGGCCACGGCGCGCAAGTACACGCACGAGGTGGACGTTGGCCAG ATTGGCGTGAACGTGCCCATCCCCGTCCCCCTCCCAATGTTCTCCTTCACTGGCTCCAGAGGCTCATTCAGAGGCGACACCAACTTCTACGGCAAGCAG GGCATCCAGTTCTACACTCAGATCAAGACTGTGACTTCCCAGTGGAAGGCTGAGGACGCCACTCTCACCAGCCCAGCCGTCACCATGCCAACCATGGGACGCTAA